The Fragaria vesca subsp. vesca linkage group LG2, FraVesHawaii_1.0, whole genome shotgun sequence genome includes a window with the following:
- the LOC101293846 gene encoding putative cyclic nucleotide-gated ion channel 15-like, whose product MGYGNSRSVRFEDDVELAKLPSVNGVGGVKFKYKIDGTQVQETSTKRIDKELPGKSGKSLKAKVLSRVFSEDYERVKKKILDPRGPTIRRWNKIFLVTCLISLFVDPLFFYLPEVKDQVCIDIGIPLEVVLTILRSVADVFYIIQIYIRFRKAYIAPSSRVFGRGELVIDSSKIALRYLRFGFWIDLIAALPLPQVLIWIVIPNLNGSTMTNTKNFLRFIIIFQYIPRLFLIFPLSSQIVKATGVVTETAWAGAAYNLMLYMLASHVLGACWYLLSIERQEACWRQVCEQDNSFCEYSYLDCKMEHDPKRISWFQSSNVTQICDPKGNSYEFGIYGDAVTYGVTTSSFFNKYFYCLWWGLRNLSSLGQNLSTSTYVGEIIFAIIIATLGLVLFALLIGNMQTYLQSTTVRLEEWRIKRTDTEQWMRHRQLPPELRLSVRKYDQYKWLATRGVDEESLLKGLPMDLRRDIKRHLCLDLVRRVPLFDQMDERMLDAICDRLKPALGTEGTFLVREGDPVNEMLFIVRGHLDSYTTNGGRTGFFNSCHLGPGDFCGEELLTWALDPRPSVILPSSTRTVKALSEVEAFALVAEDLKFVASQFRRLHSKQLRHKFRFYSHQWRLWAACFIQAAWRRYKKRREAAALKAKENYIPAALVQPTPVSGLATYAARLAASTRRGAKKHPGSDSGVVSSLQKPAEPDFSVDEE is encoded by the exons ATGGGGTATGGTAACTCAAGATCTGTCAG ATTTGAAGATGATGTTGAATTAGCAAAGCTGCCTTCAGTCAATGGAGTTGGTGGTGTTAAGTTTAAGTACAAGATTGATGGGACACAAGTACAAGAGACCAGCACCAAGAGAATAGATAAGGAGCTGCCTGGAAAGTCTGGGAAATCTTTAAAAGCTAAAGTACTGTCCAGAGTCTTTTCTGAGGACTATGAAAGAGTAAAGAAGAAGATATTGGATCCTCGAGGACCAACAATTAGACGATGGAACAAGATTTTCCTAGTAACTTGTTTGATTTCTTTGTTTGTAGACCCTTTATTCTTTTACTTGCCAGAGGTTAAAGACCAAGTCTGTATTGATATTGGCATACCACTTGAAGTTGTTCTTACCATTCTTCGATCAGTGGCTGATGTTTTTTACATAATTCAGATTTATATAAGATTTCGTAAAGCTTATATTGCACCTTCCTCTCGAGTATTTGGTAGAGGAGAGCTTGTTATAGACTCTTCAAAGATCGCATTGAGGTACCTCCGGTTTGGTTTCTGGATTGACCTCATTGCTGCTCTGCCCCTTCCTCAG GTACTAATTTGGATTGTAATTCCCAACCTTAATGGTTCAACTATGACAAACACCAAGAACTTTCTTCGGTTCATCATAATCTTTCAGTACATACCAAGGCTCTTTCTTATCTTTCCGCTATCATCACAAATTGTTAAGGCCACGGGTGTTGTGACAGAGACAGCATGGGCAGGTGCTGCATATAACCTGATGTTATACATGTTGGCAAGTCAT GTTTTAGGAGCTTGCTGGTACCTTCTTTCAATAGAGCGGCAAGAAGCATGCTGGAGACAAGTTTGTGAGCAAGACAATTCATTTTGTGAATATAGTTATTTAGATTGCAAAATGGAGCACGACCCCAAACGTATCTCCTGGTTCCAGTCAAGTAATGTCACACAAATATGTGATCCAAAGGGAAACTCCTATGAATTTGGAATATACGGTGATGCTGTAACATATGGCGTTACAACCTCATCATTCTTCAACAAGTACTTCTACTGTCTTTGGTGGGGTCTAAGAAACCTCAG TTCCTTGGGACAGAATCTTTCGACCAGCACTTACGTCGGAGAAATAATCTTTGCTATTATTATCGCGACTCTTGGACTGGTTCTCTTTGCATTGCTGATCGGTAATATGCAA ACCTACCTCCAATCGACAACTGTCCGACTAGAAGAGTGGAGGATCAAGAGAACTGATACAGAGCAATGGATGCGGCACAGGCAGCTGCCTCCAGAATTAAGACTGTCTGTAAGGAAGTATGATCAGTACAAGTGGCTGGCTACTCGAGGAGTCGATGAAGAAAGTCTTCTTAAAGGACTACCTATGGATCTACGAAGAGACATTAAACGCCACCTTTGCCTTGACCTTGTTCGTCGG GTTCCTTTGTTTGATCAAATGGACGAAAGAATGCTAGATGCAATATGTGACAGGCTTAAACCTGCTTTGGGTACTGAAGGCACATTTCTAGTGCGTGAAGGTGATCCTGTCAATGAAATGCTCTTCATAGTTCGAGGCCACCTTGATTCCTACACCACCAACGGTGGCCGGACAGGATTCTTTAACTCGTGCCATCTTGGCCCCGGTGACTTCTGCGGAGAAGAACTACTGACGTGGGCCTTAGACCCTCGTCCGAGTGTCATTCTCCCATCTTCAACGCGCACAGTCAAAGCGCTTTCTGAAGTAGAAGCATTTGCTCTAGTAGCAGAGGACTTGAAATTTGTTGCATCACAGTTTAGAAGACTTCATAGCAAGCAACTTAGGCACAAGTTCCGGTTCTATTCACACCAGTGGCGGTTATGGGCTGCATGTTTCATACAGGCTGCTTGGCGTCGGTATAAGAAGCGCAGGGAAGCAGCGGCGCTCAAGGCTAAAGAAAACTACATACCCGCGGCACTTGTGCAACCCACACCCGTCTCAGGCTTGGCTACTTATGCAGCAAGGCTTGCAGCAAGTACTAGGAGGGGTGCCAAGAAGCATCCTGGGTCAGATTCTGGGGTTGTAAGTTCATTACAGAAGCCCGCAGAGCCTGATTTTTCTGTAGATGAGGAATGA